In a single window of the Nocardioides massiliensis genome:
- a CDS encoding 1,4-dihydroxy-2-naphthoyl-CoA synthase, with amino-acid sequence MPQSDTQVSETFDPDAWRPVPGFDDLTDITYHRAVEHGTVRIAFDRPEVLNAFRPHTVDELLRTFEHARTTSDVGCVLLTGNGPSKKHDKWAFCTGGDQRIRGRAGYEYHDGTGTDRADERTTADMARLGRLHILEVQRLIRFMPKVVIAVVNGWAAGGGHSLHVVSDLTLASREHARFKQTDADVGSFDGGFGSAYLARQVGQKFAREIFFLGDEYSAEDAHRMGMVNKVVDHADLEAEALEWGRKINGKSPTAQRMLKYSFNLIDDGLVGQQLFAGETTRLAYMTDEAQEGRDQFVEKRDPDWSPYPWYY; translated from the coding sequence ATGCCGCAGTCCGACACGCAGGTCTCCGAGACGTTCGACCCCGACGCCTGGCGCCCGGTCCCGGGGTTCGACGACCTCACCGACATCACCTACCACCGCGCGGTCGAGCACGGCACCGTGCGCATCGCCTTCGACCGCCCGGAGGTGCTCAACGCGTTCCGCCCGCACACGGTGGACGAGCTGCTGCGCACCTTCGAGCACGCGCGGACGACGTCCGACGTCGGGTGCGTCCTGCTCACCGGCAACGGGCCGAGCAAGAAGCACGACAAGTGGGCGTTCTGCACCGGTGGTGACCAGCGGATCCGCGGCAGGGCCGGCTACGAATACCACGACGGCACCGGCACCGACCGTGCCGACGAGCGCACCACCGCCGACATGGCCCGCCTGGGGCGTCTGCACATCCTCGAGGTGCAGCGGCTGATCCGGTTCATGCCCAAGGTGGTCATCGCGGTGGTCAACGGCTGGGCTGCCGGCGGCGGTCACAGCCTGCACGTCGTCTCCGACCTCACGCTCGCCTCCCGCGAGCACGCGCGCTTCAAGCAGACCGACGCCGACGTCGGCTCCTTCGACGGCGGCTTCGGCTCGGCCTACCTCGCGCGCCAGGTCGGCCAGAAGTTCGCCCGCGAGATCTTCTTCCTGGGCGACGAGTACTCCGCCGAGGACGCCCACCGCATGGGCATGGTCAACAAGGTCGTCGACCACGCCGACCTCGAGGCCGAGGCGCTGGAGTGGGGCCGCAAGATCAACGGCAAGTCCCCGACCGCCCAGCGGATGCTGAAGTACTCCTTCAACCTCATCGACGACGGCCTGGTCGGCCAGCAGCTCTTCGCCGGCGAGACCACCCGCCTGGCCTACATGACCGACGAGGCCCAGGAGGGCCGCGACCAGTTCGTCGAGAAGCGCGACCCCGACTGGTCGCCGTACCCCTGGTACTACTGA
- a CDS encoding ABC transporter permease — MSTAATTTQPGPATRRAAVTATRRTPAPIPFSRLVRVELQKMFDTRAGFWLCTSIVIVAVLAQVAITAFGPESAITFESYATAMGAPLSIILPLIAILSVTSEWSQRGGLVTFTLVPHRGRVITAKGVAALVVGLLASVVSIAIGALGYLAGSTIAGVDRSWDLSVTSTLLTGLALTIALGMGFVLGLLFRSSPGAIVGYFVYTALLPALFGTLAGFQQWFADAQPWVDLNYASMSLYDSVPDAEGWLQLASAAGIWLVLPLVVGAWLLRRSEIK; from the coding sequence ATGAGCACTGCCGCCACCACCACCCAGCCCGGTCCGGCCACCCGGCGTGCGGCCGTGACCGCGACCCGCCGTACGCCCGCACCCATCCCGTTCTCTCGGCTGGTGCGGGTCGAGCTGCAGAAGATGTTCGACACCCGCGCCGGCTTCTGGCTGTGCACGAGCATCGTCATCGTCGCGGTGCTCGCCCAGGTGGCGATCACCGCATTCGGTCCGGAGTCGGCGATCACCTTCGAGTCCTACGCCACCGCGATGGGCGCACCGTTGTCCATCATCCTGCCGCTCATCGCGATCCTCTCCGTGACCAGCGAGTGGAGCCAGCGCGGGGGACTGGTCACGTTCACCCTGGTGCCGCACCGCGGCCGGGTGATCACCGCCAAGGGTGTCGCCGCACTCGTCGTGGGCCTGCTCGCGTCGGTGGTGTCCATTGCGATCGGCGCGCTGGGCTACCTCGCCGGCTCGACGATCGCCGGCGTCGACCGCAGCTGGGACCTCTCCGTCACCTCGACGCTGCTGACCGGTCTCGCTCTGACGATCGCGCTCGGCATGGGCTTCGTGCTGGGGCTGCTGTTCCGCAGCTCGCCCGGGGCGATCGTCGGCTACTTCGTCTACACCGCGCTGCTGCCGGCGCTCTTCGGCACCCTGGCCGGCTTCCAGCAGTGGTTCGCCGACGCCCAACCGTGGGTCGATCTCAACTACGCCTCGATGTCGCTCTACGACTCGGTCCCCGATGCCGAGGGCTGGCTGCAGCTGGCCTCCGCTGCAGGGATCTGGCTGGTGCTCCCGCTGGTGGTGGGCGCCTGGCTCCTGCGCCGCTCCGAGATCAAGTAG
- a CDS encoding nitroreductase/quinone reductase family protein — protein MVGDVGEVVEPRDRAPGVGVERLGDLRVGLRHDRRLSTRPQWAGSRHGTHPLRQTRLMRVEHEGEYAVIASQGGAPTHPQWYPNLVANPTVELQDGPVRTTYTAREVEGAEREAWWERAVAAFPPYADYQQKTDRQIPVVVLTPTD, from the coding sequence GTGGTAGGTGATGTCGGTGAGGTCGTCGAACCCCGGGACCGGGCGCCAGGCGTCGGGGTCGAACGTCTCGGAGACCTGCGTGTCGGACTGCGGCATGATCGGAGGCTATCGACCCGCCCGCAGTGGGCAGGATCCCGGCATGGCACTCACCCGCTGCGCCAGACCCGGTTGATGCGGGTCGAGCACGAGGGCGAGTACGCCGTCATCGCCTCGCAGGGCGGCGCCCCGACGCACCCGCAGTGGTACCCCAACCTCGTCGCCAACCCCACGGTCGAGCTCCAGGACGGGCCGGTGCGCACGACCTACACCGCCCGCGAGGTCGAGGGCGCGGAGCGTGAGGCCTGGTGGGAGCGGGCGGTGGCGGCCTTCCCGCCGTACGCCGACTACCAGCAGAAGACCGACCGCCAGATCCCCGTCGTCGTCCTCACGCCCACTGACTGA
- a CDS encoding oxygenase MpaB family protein has product MHRDQRAAQIAALHPHDDAREVYRILVTLEFPWDMNQALSLALFRTYAVPSVGRLLFETGEFTERTQKRYDDTALLLDAMLTDGLDGTDGRAALRRMNQMHAMYDISNDDMRYVLATFVVVPLRWVDAYGWRRFTEHERQATVHYYRDLARHMGIRDAPDTWQGFCELLDAYEVAHFAYDAGARAVADATLDLATTFSPLHLLPQDVARRSTLALMDDPLLDAFAYPRPSPLLRRATRAGVRLRGRVLRHFPVRTTPVTSADLPNIRSYADGFDVRELGTFRPAASGCPRAG; this is encoded by the coding sequence ATGCACCGCGACCAGCGAGCCGCGCAGATCGCCGCCCTCCACCCGCACGACGACGCCCGCGAGGTCTACCGGATCCTCGTGACGCTGGAGTTCCCCTGGGACATGAACCAGGCGCTCTCGCTCGCGCTGTTCCGGACCTACGCCGTCCCCTCGGTCGGCAGGCTGCTCTTCGAGACCGGCGAGTTCACCGAGCGCACCCAGAAGCGCTACGACGACACCGCGCTGCTGCTCGACGCGATGCTCACCGACGGCCTCGACGGCACCGACGGCCGGGCCGCGTTGAGGCGGATGAACCAGATGCACGCGATGTACGACATCAGCAACGACGACATGCGCTACGTGCTGGCGACGTTCGTCGTGGTGCCGCTGCGGTGGGTCGACGCCTACGGCTGGCGCCGGTTCACCGAGCATGAGCGGCAGGCGACGGTCCACTACTACCGCGACCTCGCGCGCCACATGGGCATCCGCGACGCGCCCGACACCTGGCAGGGCTTCTGCGAGCTCCTCGACGCCTACGAGGTGGCCCACTTCGCGTACGACGCGGGGGCTCGTGCGGTGGCGGACGCGACCCTCGACCTGGCCACGACCTTCTCGCCGCTGCACCTGCTGCCCCAGGACGTCGCGCGCCGCTCCACCCTGGCGCTCATGGACGACCCGCTGCTCGACGCCTTCGCCTACCCGCGCCCCTCTCCCCTGCTGCGGCGCGCGACCCGGGCCGGCGTACGCCTGCGCGGACGGGTCCTTCGCCACTTCCCGGTGCGCACCACGCCGGTCACGTCTGCGGACCTGCCCAACATCCGCAGCTATGCCGACGGCTTCGACGTGCGCGAGCTCGGCACCTTCCGTCCGGCCGCCTCGGGCTGCCCCCGCGCCGGCTGA
- a CDS encoding ABC transporter ATP-binding protein, with protein sequence MIILESLTKRYGAVTAVDDVSFTAAPGRVTGFLGPNGAGKSTSLRMVAGLTPPTSGTTRVLGRRFTDLPNPGREVGVLLDASAQHAGRTGREILRIAAATMGLPRTRVDAMLDLVSLTPKEADRRLRDYSLGMRQRLGIASALIGDPEVLILDEPANGLDPAGIRWMRDLLRGFADQGGTVLLSSHLLHEIEVVADDIVVIGNGRIVASGTKDELLANGRTFVRSDDLAALATALERAGLEAVVSDGAVVTDADPATAGRTAHAAGVAVTELRAADGGGLEEMFLQLTAVSQRDQHLAPEGTAA encoded by the coding sequence ATGATCATCCTCGAGTCCCTCACCAAGAGGTACGGCGCCGTCACGGCCGTCGACGACGTGTCCTTCACCGCCGCGCCCGGGCGGGTCACGGGCTTCCTCGGCCCCAACGGCGCGGGCAAGTCCACCAGCCTGCGGATGGTGGCCGGGCTGACCCCGCCGACCAGCGGTACGACGCGGGTGCTGGGGCGCCGGTTCACCGACCTGCCCAACCCCGGCCGCGAGGTGGGGGTGCTGTTGGACGCCTCGGCCCAGCACGCCGGCCGGACCGGCCGCGAGATCCTCCGCATCGCCGCCGCGACGATGGGGCTACCGCGGACCCGGGTCGATGCGATGCTGGACCTGGTCAGCCTCACGCCGAAGGAGGCCGACCGTCGCCTGCGCGACTACTCCCTGGGCATGCGCCAGCGGCTCGGCATCGCCTCCGCCCTCATCGGCGACCCCGAGGTGCTGATCCTCGACGAGCCCGCCAACGGCCTCGACCCCGCCGGCATCCGGTGGATGCGCGACCTGTTGCGCGGGTTCGCCGACCAGGGCGGCACGGTGCTGCTCTCCTCCCATCTGCTGCACGAGATCGAGGTCGTGGCCGACGACATCGTCGTCATCGGCAACGGCCGGATCGTCGCCAGTGGCACCAAGGACGAGCTGCTCGCCAACGGACGCACCTTCGTCCGCTCCGACGACCTCGCCGCTCTCGCGACCGCGCTCGAGCGGGCTGGTCTGGAGGCAGTCGTCTCCGACGGCGCCGTTGTCACCGACGCCGACCCCGCGACCGCCGGACGCACGGCGCACGCCGCCGGGGTCGCCGTCACCGAGCTGCGCGCCGCCGACGGCGGGGGCCTGGAGGAGATGTTCCTCCAGCTCACCGCGGTCAGCCAGCGCGACCAGCACCTCGCCCCCGAAGGGACCGCAGCATGA
- a CDS encoding fatty acid desaturase family protein, whose product MAAPSPAPSTLPAPLRGGYGELAREIRELGLMQKRPGPYALHAGVMLLVLAGSVVLMVAFSHSWWLLLLAPVLAVLTTQSGFLGHDIGHRQVSRNAVHSRALGVVAGNLFSGLSYGWWVAKHNAHHAHPNDLESDPDVRAGVFVWAPSQADPRQGVAAWWTRHQAALFFPLLLLEALNLHISSFLALRRPGIRWRGVETALLAAHFIGYFALLFLTLSWPQALVFIAVHKGLQGLYLGCSFAPNHKGMPVLDAEQAADPLLRQVLTSRNVHGGPFTDAALGGLNYQIEHHLFPSMPRANLRHAQPVVRRFCAERGIPYVECSALASYAAALRHLHHVGDGLRH is encoded by the coding sequence GTGGCCGCTCCGTCCCCCGCTCCCTCCACCCTTCCCGCCCCGCTCCGAGGTGGGTACGGCGAGCTGGCCCGCGAGATCCGCGAGCTCGGATTGATGCAGAAGCGCCCCGGCCCGTATGCCCTGCACGCCGGCGTCATGCTGCTGGTTCTGGCGGGATCCGTCGTGCTGATGGTCGCGTTCTCGCACTCGTGGTGGCTGCTGCTGCTCGCCCCGGTGCTCGCAGTCCTCACGACCCAGAGCGGCTTCTTGGGCCACGACATCGGTCACCGGCAGGTCAGCCGCAACGCGGTCCACAGCCGGGCGCTCGGCGTCGTGGCCGGCAACCTGTTCAGCGGACTCAGCTATGGCTGGTGGGTGGCCAAGCACAACGCTCACCACGCCCATCCCAACGACCTGGAGTCCGACCCCGACGTCCGCGCCGGGGTCTTCGTCTGGGCCCCGAGCCAGGCCGACCCCCGCCAGGGCGTTGCCGCGTGGTGGACCCGGCACCAAGCGGCGCTGTTCTTCCCGCTGCTGCTCCTCGAGGCGCTCAACCTGCACATCTCGAGCTTCCTCGCCCTGCGCAGGCCGGGGATCCGCTGGCGCGGCGTCGAGACCGCCCTGCTCGCGGCGCACTTCATCGGCTACTTCGCCTTGCTGTTCCTCACCCTCAGCTGGCCCCAGGCCCTGGTCTTCATCGCGGTCCACAAGGGCCTGCAGGGTCTCTACCTGGGGTGCTCGTTCGCCCCGAACCACAAGGGGATGCCGGTGCTCGACGCCGAGCAGGCGGCCGACCCGTTGCTCCGCCAGGTGCTCACCTCCCGCAACGTGCACGGCGGGCCCTTCACCGACGCCGCGCTCGGAGGACTGAACTACCAGATCGAGCACCACCTGTTCCCGAGCATGCCGCGCGCCAACCTGCGCCACGCCCAGCCGGTCGTGCGCCGGTTCTGCGCCGAGCGCGGGATCCCGTACGTCGAGTGCTCGGCCCTGGCGTCGTACGCCGCTGCACTGCGCCACCTGCACCACGTCGGGGACGGTCTGCGCCACTGA
- a CDS encoding DUF1905 domain-containing protein, with product MEALDFTLVGPVVEWRGPAPFYFVRLDEEDSDDIKVAAQGIEYWGQVPVIVRIDEIEFTTALFPKDGRYLVPLKDAVRRPLGLEVDADVELELSVGRR from the coding sequence ATGGAGGCGCTGGACTTCACCCTCGTCGGACCGGTGGTCGAGTGGCGCGGTCCCGCGCCGTTCTACTTCGTTCGGCTCGACGAGGAGGACTCCGACGACATCAAGGTCGCGGCGCAGGGCATCGAGTACTGGGGCCAGGTGCCGGTGATCGTGCGCATCGATGAGATCGAGTTCACCACCGCGCTCTTCCCGAAGGACGGTCGCTACCTGGTTCCGCTCAAGGACGCCGTACGCCGCCCGCTCGGCCTCGAGGTCGACGCCGACGTGGAGCTCGAGCTCAGCGTGGGGAGGCGCTGA
- a CDS encoding DUF779 domain-containing protein: MQRVAVTGEAAELIRRLTATHGPVMFHQSGGCCDGSSPMCYPDGEFRLGDADVHLGDLDVGLDRPVPVWMSKAQFAYWQHTHLTIDVVTGRGAGFSLEAPEGVRFLIRSRLITDAEYAAAGDAPG, from the coding sequence ATGCAACGCGTCGCGGTCACCGGTGAGGCGGCGGAGCTGATCCGCCGCCTCACCGCGACGCACGGCCCGGTCATGTTTCATCAGTCCGGCGGGTGCTGCGACGGGTCGTCGCCGATGTGCTACCCCGACGGGGAGTTCCGGCTCGGTGACGCCGACGTACACCTCGGCGACCTCGACGTCGGTCTCGACCGGCCGGTGCCGGTGTGGATGTCGAAGGCGCAGTTCGCCTATTGGCAGCACACCCACCTCACCATCGACGTGGTCACGGGCCGGGGGGCGGGGTTCTCGCTGGAGGCGCCCGAGGGGGTGCGGTTCCTCATCCGGTCGCGGTTGATCACCGATGCGGAGTACGCCGCGGCGGGGGACGCGCCGGGCTGA
- a CDS encoding ACT domain-containing protein encodes MTYLLRVELPDVPGSLGRVASAIGEAGGDIGAIEIVERRDGFAVDDVLLDLAPGQMPDSVVSACGSLDGVSVMWISRYAAGGNLFLDLEAVEQLTTDPKAALDSLVDLLPLTFRADWGMRVRRTGDGVEHVHRTSAAPEAADGAADAWFPLERAERLEIPEGWERWTSTVVAGAPLGSPDDIVIFGRRGGPEVLESEIARLGHLAALAHSIATRD; translated from the coding sequence GTGACCTACCTACTCCGTGTGGAGCTGCCCGACGTCCCCGGATCCTTGGGCCGGGTGGCGTCCGCGATCGGTGAGGCGGGCGGCGACATCGGGGCGATCGAGATCGTCGAGCGGCGCGATGGCTTCGCGGTCGACGACGTGCTGCTCGACCTGGCGCCCGGTCAGATGCCCGACTCGGTCGTGTCGGCCTGCGGCAGCCTCGACGGCGTGTCGGTCATGTGGATCTCGCGCTACGCCGCCGGCGGGAACCTCTTCCTCGACCTCGAGGCGGTCGAGCAGCTCACGACCGATCCGAAGGCAGCCCTGGACTCGTTGGTCGACCTGCTGCCGCTGACCTTCCGCGCCGACTGGGGCATGCGCGTGCGCCGCACCGGTGACGGGGTCGAGCACGTCCACCGCACCTCCGCCGCGCCGGAGGCCGCCGACGGCGCCGCCGACGCGTGGTTCCCCCTCGAGCGGGCCGAGCGGCTGGAGATCCCCGAGGGGTGGGAGCGCTGGACCTCGACCGTCGTGGCCGGTGCGCCCCTGGGCTCGCCCGACGACATCGTGATCTTCGGTCGCCGCGGCGGCCCCGAGGTGCTGGAGTCGGAGATCGCCCGGCTGGGTCACCTCGCGGCGCTGGCGCACTCGATCGCCACCCGCGACTGA
- a CDS encoding GAF domain-containing protein yields MDPEGLRAQVADSWHLSAASGVDAGQVDVPITLDESSLQDRRQAHPLARVFPLLDDVLGQAARDTDALMAVSDAEGQLLWVCGSPSTLRRAESIGFVEGSNWDERLAGTNAPGLALRLDQPAQIRRSEHFRQSVKQWSCVATPIHDPTSSALLGVLDITGNDDIAIPQTMAMVRAAARMAEAELARDLALRVEPPAPTHSGFHLVLETLGRNDALLAIDDGRGHRHDLRLSPRHSEIVLLLAAAPRGLSGDELAILVYENDATSSTLRAELNRLRHLLGDELLASRPYRLAATVSGDWLGLEAHLAAGDVRHALRAYRGPLLPRSTAPGVVRLREQLHSAVRAGVLRSGETDLLSSWTRSGWGSDDYEAWLAQRAATSADSPMRVLVETQIARLDRELG; encoded by the coding sequence ATGGACCCCGAGGGCCTGCGCGCCCAGGTTGCCGACTCCTGGCACCTCTCTGCCGCGTCCGGTGTGGACGCGGGCCAGGTCGACGTGCCCATCACCCTCGACGAGTCCTCACTGCAGGACCGGCGCCAGGCGCACCCGCTCGCTCGCGTCTTCCCGCTGCTCGACGACGTCCTCGGCCAGGCAGCACGCGACACCGACGCGTTGATGGCGGTCAGCGACGCGGAGGGCCAGCTGCTCTGGGTGTGCGGCTCGCCGTCGACGTTGCGTCGCGCCGAGTCCATCGGGTTCGTCGAGGGGTCGAACTGGGACGAGCGGCTCGCCGGCACCAACGCGCCCGGGCTCGCTCTCCGCCTCGACCAGCCCGCCCAGATCCGGCGCAGCGAGCACTTCCGGCAGTCCGTGAAGCAGTGGAGCTGCGTCGCGACGCCGATCCACGACCCCACCTCCTCCGCGCTGCTCGGCGTCCTCGACATCACCGGCAACGACGACATCGCGATCCCCCAGACGATGGCGATGGTGCGCGCCGCCGCGCGGATGGCCGAGGCCGAGCTCGCGCGCGATCTCGCGCTGCGCGTCGAGCCACCCGCACCGACGCACAGCGGCTTCCACCTCGTGCTGGAGACACTCGGCCGCAACGACGCCCTGCTCGCCATCGACGACGGGCGCGGCCACCGCCACGACCTGCGACTCTCGCCCCGGCACAGCGAGATCGTGCTGCTGCTCGCCGCCGCCCCCCGCGGCCTCTCCGGCGACGAGCTGGCGATCCTCGTCTACGAGAACGACGCGACGTCCTCGACCCTGCGGGCCGAGCTCAACCGGCTGCGCCACCTGCTCGGCGACGAGCTGCTCGCGTCGCGCCCCTACCGCTTGGCCGCGACGGTGTCCGGCGACTGGCTGGGCTTGGAGGCGCACCTCGCCGCGGGCGACGTCCGGCACGCCCTGCGCGCCTACCGCGGTCCGCTCCTCCCGCGGTCGACCGCGCCCGGCGTCGTCCGGCTGCGCGAGCAGCTGCACTCCGCCGTGCGGGCCGGCGTCCTGCGCAGTGGCGAGACCGACCTGCTGTCGAGCTGGACGCGGTCGGGGTGGGGCAGCGACGACTACGAGGCCTGGCTCGCGCAGCGGGCCGCGACCTCGGCCGACTCGCCCATGCGCGTGCTGGTCGAGACCCAGATCGCGCGCCTCGACCGCGAGCTGGGCTGA
- the yidC gene encoding membrane protein insertase YidC, which translates to MSILDPFTHALAAVLAAAHTVATNVGLAPDAGLTWVLCIAALVVGVRLLLLPLVVHGVRAAHTSARMRPHLKALADRHRTALDARDPETMRVFMEQRRALAREHGASRLGCLPLLLQLPVWIGLFHLISDAAAGTTTGAMDASLVASLGAATIAGVPLADRGYAGAGPGHLMVVAGLALTAALLSCVTQRFFVLPTTVLADVPEAMAQVQRMLPGLSAAGVLVAGGFVPVALLAYWVCNNAWTLAQSAVVWRWFPTPGSPAALRVTPT; encoded by the coding sequence ATGTCCATCCTCGACCCGTTCACCCATGCCCTCGCCGCCGTGCTCGCCGCGGCGCACACCGTCGCCACCAACGTTGGTCTCGCCCCGGACGCGGGCCTGACCTGGGTGCTGTGCATCGCCGCGCTCGTCGTCGGTGTCCGCCTCCTCCTGCTGCCGCTGGTCGTGCACGGCGTACGCGCCGCCCACACCAGCGCCCGCATGCGACCCCACCTCAAGGCCCTCGCCGATCGGCACCGCACGGCACTCGATGCCCGCGACCCCGAAACGATGCGGGTGTTCATGGAGCAGCGCCGAGCGCTGGCCCGCGAGCACGGCGCCTCTCGACTCGGCTGCCTGCCGCTGCTGCTCCAGCTGCCGGTGTGGATCGGGCTGTTCCACCTGATCTCCGACGCGGCGGCGGGCACGACCACCGGCGCGATGGATGCGAGCCTGGTCGCTTCGCTCGGCGCGGCGACGATCGCCGGCGTACCCCTGGCGGACCGCGGGTACGCCGGCGCCGGTCCCGGGCACCTGATGGTCGTGGCCGGCCTGGCGCTCACCGCGGCGCTGCTGTCGTGCGTCACCCAGCGGTTCTTCGTGCTGCCCACCACGGTGCTCGCCGACGTCCCGGAGGCGATGGCCCAGGTGCAGCGGATGCTGCCGGGTCTCTCGGCCGCCGGCGTCCTCGTCGCCGGCGGCTTCGTGCCGGTCGCGCTGCTCGCGTACTGGGTGTGCAACAACGCCTGGACGTTGGCGCAGTCGGCGGTGGTGTGGCGCTGGTTCCCGACCCCGGGCTCCCCGGCCGCCCTCCGCGTGACCCCGACCTGA
- the exaC gene encoding acetaldehyde dehydrogenase ExaC, with the protein MTVYPAPGTEGSSIEVKSRYGHYIGGEWVDPIKGGYFENVSPVNGKPFTEVGRGTAEDIEAAIDAAWNAAPGWGSTSTTERANVLLKIADRMEANLEDLAVLETWENGKAVRETLNADMPLAIDHFRYFAGALRAQEGGISEVDETTIAYHFHEPLGVVGQIIPWNFPILMAVWKLAPALAAGNAVVLKPAEQTPWSILKLAELVGDLLPPGVLNVVNGFGVEAGKPLASNPRIRKIAFTGETTTGRLIMQYASENIIPVTLELGGKSPNIFFDDVAAQNDAFYDKALEGFAMFALNQGEVCTCPSRALVQRSMYADFVPDAIERVKAIKQGNPLDVETMMGAQASSDQLEKILSYLDIGKQEGAKVLTGGERMVLDGDLAEGFYVQPTVFEGDNAMRIFQEEIFGPVLALTSFDDEADALKIANDTLYGLGAGLWTRDGSRMFRAGKAIQAGRVWTNCYHAYPAHAAFGGYKQSGIGRENHKMMLDHYQQTKNLLVSYSPDKLGFF; encoded by the coding sequence ATGACCGTGTATCCCGCACCCGGCACCGAGGGCTCGTCCATCGAGGTCAAGAGCCGCTACGGCCACTACATCGGTGGCGAGTGGGTCGACCCGATCAAGGGTGGCTACTTCGAGAACGTCTCCCCGGTCAACGGCAAGCCGTTCACCGAGGTCGGCCGAGGCACGGCCGAGGACATCGAGGCGGCGATCGACGCCGCGTGGAACGCCGCGCCCGGCTGGGGGAGCACGTCGACCACCGAGCGGGCCAACGTCCTGCTCAAGATCGCCGACCGCATGGAGGCCAACCTCGAGGACCTCGCCGTGCTCGAGACCTGGGAGAACGGCAAGGCCGTCCGCGAGACGCTCAACGCCGACATGCCCTTGGCCATCGACCACTTCCGCTACTTCGCCGGCGCCCTGCGCGCCCAGGAGGGCGGCATCTCCGAGGTCGACGAGACCACGATCGCCTACCACTTCCACGAGCCGCTGGGCGTGGTCGGGCAGATCATCCCGTGGAACTTCCCGATCCTCATGGCGGTGTGGAAGCTCGCACCGGCCCTGGCCGCCGGGAACGCGGTCGTGCTGAAGCCGGCCGAGCAGACACCCTGGTCGATCCTCAAGCTGGCCGAACTGGTCGGGGACCTGCTGCCCCCCGGCGTACTCAACGTCGTGAACGGGTTCGGCGTGGAGGCGGGCAAGCCGCTGGCCAGCAACCCGCGCATCCGCAAGATCGCCTTCACCGGGGAGACCACGACCGGGCGGCTGATCATGCAGTACGCCTCGGAGAACATCATCCCGGTCACCCTCGAGCTCGGCGGCAAGAGCCCCAACATCTTCTTCGACGACGTGGCGGCGCAGAACGACGCGTTCTACGACAAGGCGCTCGAGGGCTTCGCGATGTTCGCGCTCAACCAGGGCGAGGTCTGCACCTGCCCGTCGCGGGCGCTTGTGCAGCGGTCGATGTATGCCGACTTCGTGCCCGACGCGATCGAGCGGGTGAAGGCGATCAAGCAGGGCAACCCGCTCGACGTCGAGACGATGATGGGCGCCCAGGCCAGCAGCGACCAGCTCGAGAAGATCCTGTCCTACCTCGACATCGGCAAGCAGGAGGGCGCGAAGGTCCTCACCGGCGGTGAGCGGATGGTGCTCGACGGCGACCTGGCCGAGGGGTTCTACGTGCAGCCCACGGTCTTCGAGGGCGACAACGCGATGCGGATCTTCCAGGAGGAGATCTTCGGTCCGGTGCTCGCGCTGACGTCGTTCGACGACGAGGCCGACGCGCTCAAGATCGCCAACGACACGCTCTACGGCTTGGGCGCCGGGCTCTGGACGCGTGACGGGTCGCGGATGTTCCGCGCCGGGAAGGCGATCCAGGCCGGGCGGGTCTGGACGAACTGCTACCACGCCTACCCCGCGCACGCGGCCTTCGGCGGCTACAAGCAGTCGGGCATCGGCCGCGAGAACCACAAGATGATGCTCGACCACTACCAGCAGACCAAGAACCTGCTGGTCTCCTACAGCCCGGACAAGCTCGGGTTCTTCTGA
- a CDS encoding DUF3253 domain-containing protein, with product MPDLDDDLRTTILDLLDQRAAGATICPSEAARAVHAARGGEGDGWRELMEPARAAAGGLVTEGRVEITQGGEVVDLARVKGPIRIRRIG from the coding sequence GTGCCCGACCTCGACGACGACCTGCGCACGACCATCCTCGACCTGCTCGACCAGCGTGCCGCCGGCGCGACGATCTGCCCGTCGGAGGCGGCCCGCGCGGTCCACGCGGCGCGGGGTGGCGAGGGTGACGGATGGCGCGAGCTGATGGAGCCGGCGCGGGCGGCGGCAGGCGGGCTGGTCACCGAGGGCCGGGTGGAGATCACCCAGGGTGGCGAGGTGGTCGACCTCGCCCGTGTGAAGGGGCCGATCCGGATCCGCCGCATCGGCTGA